In Lates calcarifer isolate ASB-BC8 linkage group LG23, TLL_Latcal_v3, whole genome shotgun sequence, a single genomic region encodes these proteins:
- the acsl5 gene encoding long-chain-fatty-acid--CoA ligase 5, giving the protein MEFLFQLLFSPLPTPAIISLFALAAATLFYLNTRPSPVRNPADLKRQTLGIKDGARKTALLEGNNNLISYCYEEAKTIYEVFQRGLKVSGNGPCLGYRKPGRPYQWLKYKQVSDRAEHLGSGLLHRGLKPNQDTFIGIFAQNRPEWIIGELACYTYSMVAVPLYDTLGPEALVFIIDRAEISTVLCDNQKKAETLLQNREKGQSAALKTIIIMDPFNSELVERGTKCGVDIVSLQDVEALGKSNLQKPIPPRPEDLSIVCFTSGTTGDPKGAMLTHENVVSDAAGVIKSFESSVVPNTQDVSISFLPLAHMFERVVQTVMYGAGARVGFFQGDIRLLPDDMKTLQPTIFPVVPRLLNRVYDKVQSGAKSPFKKWLLNFAVDRKYSEVKEGIIRNNSIWDKLIFHKVQESLGGRVRVMVTGAAPISPSVLNFLRAALGCQIFEAYGQTECTAGCTFTMPGDATSGHVGTPLPCNIVKLVDVEEMNYFASNGEGEVCIKGRNVFKGYLKDPEKTAEALDKDGWLHTGDIGKWLPSGVLKIIDRKKNIFKLAQGEYIAPEKIENVYVRSGPVAQVFVHGDSLQSCLVAIVVPDPEVLPGFAKSLGCQGSIEDLCKNTEIKKAILSDMIKLGKEAGLKSFEQVKDVYLHPEQFTIENGLLTPTLKAKRAELKALFQSQIDKLYANM; this is encoded by the exons ATGGAGTTCCTGTTCCAGTTGCTGTTCTCCCCTCTCCCGACCCCGGCCATCATCTCCCTGTTCGCCCTGGCGGCTGCCACCCTGTTTTACCTCAACACACGGCCTAGTCCTGTCCGCAACCCTGCCGACCTCAAACGCCAAACTCTGGGGATCAAG GACGGAGCAAGAAAAACTGCTTTGCTTGAGGGCAACAATAACCTGATATCCTACTGCTATGAAGAAGCCAAGACCATCTATGAGGTTTTTCAGAGGGGGCTGAAAGTTTCAG GTAATGGACCATGCTTAGGCTACAGAAAACCAGGAAGGCCATACCAGTGGCTGAAATACAAAcag GTGTCTGATCGAGCAGAGCACCTGGGGTCAGGGCTGCTTCATCGAGGTTTGAAGCCAAACCAGGACACTTTCATTGGCATCTTTGCTCAGAATAGACCTGAA TGGATTATTGGTGAATTGGCCTGTTACACCTACTCCATGGTGGCCGTTCCCCTGTACGACACCCTGGGTCCTGAAGCTCTTGTGTTCATTATCGACAGAG cggAGATCTCCACAGTGCTTTGTGACAATCAAAAGAAAGcagaaacactgctgcagaatCGGGAGAAAGGCCAGAGTGCTGCTCTcaaaaccatcatcatcatggaCCCTTTCAACTCCGAGTTGGTCGAGAGAGGAACCAAGTGTGGGGTGGACATTGTTTCCCTGCAGGATGTGGAG GCTCTGGGGAAAAGCAATCTTCAAAAGCCAATT CCACCACGGCCAGAGGACCTTAGTATTGTTTGTTTCACCAGTGGTACAACAG GAGACCCTAAGGGAGCAATGCTGACCCATGAGAATGTGGTCTCTGATGCTGCAGGCGTCATCAAAAGCTTTGAG TCATCAGTTGTTCCAAATACCCAGGATGTCAGCATTTCATTCCTGCCTTTAGCGCACATGTTTGAGAGAGTCGTACAG ACAGTGATGTACGGTGCTGGGGCCAGAGTGGGATTCTTCCAGGGTGACATCAGACTGCTGCCAGATGACATGAAAACCCTGCAGCCCACCATTTTCCCAGTAGTTCCTCGCCTCCTCAACCGTGTCTATGACAAA gTCCAGAGTGGGGCCAAGTCGCCTTTCAAGAAATGGCTCCTGAACTTTGCTGTGGACAGGAAATATTCTGAGGTCAAGGAGGGCATCATCAGGAACAACAGCATATGGGATAAGCTCATCTTCCACAAAGTCCAG GAGTCCCTGGGGGGGCGTGTGCGGGTCATGGTGACTGGAGCAGCTCCCATATCTCCCTCTGTTCTCAACTTCCTCAGGGCTGCTCTGGGCTGTCAG ATCTTTGAGGCGTACGGCCAGACAGAGTGCACAGCCGGCTGCACCTTCACCATGCCAGGAGATGCCACTTCAG GGCATGTTGGAACACCACTGCCCTGCAATATTGTGAAGTTGGTGGATGTTGAAGAAATGAACTACTTTGCTTCAAATGGTGAAGGGGAG GTCTGTATCAAGGGTAGAAATGTGTTCAAGGGGTACTTGAAAGACCCAGAGAAGACTGCAGAGGCCTTGGATAAAGACGGTTGGCTCCACACTGGGGACATTGGAAAATGGCTTCCG AGTGGAGTTCTGAAGATTATTGACCGAAAGAAGAACATCTTTAAGCTGGCTCAGGGGGAGTACATAGCACCAGAAAAGATTGAGAATGTGTATGTCCGCAGTGGACCTGTGGCCCAGGTATTTGTGCATGGAGACAGTCTTCAG TCTTGCCTGGTTGCCATTGTGGTCCCTGATCCTGAGGTCCTGCCAGGTTTTGCCAAAAGTCTGGGGTGCCAAGGCTCCATTGAAGACCTCTGCAAAAACACA GAAATTAAGAAAGCCATTCTTTCAGACATGATCAAACTGGGCAAAGAAGCGGGGCTCAAGTCCTTTGAGCAG GTGAAAGATGTTTACCTCCATCCAGAGCAGTTCACCATTGAAAATGGCCTGTTAACACCCACACTCAAGGCTAAGAGGGCTGAGCTGAAAGCTCTCTTCCAGTCACAGATTGACAAACTCTACGCTAACATGTAA